In Arthrobacter sp. CJ23, the genomic window GTTCTCCACCCGCAGGACCTGCTCGCGGCACATGAACTTCAGGTGGTCGTTCTTGATCATGGAACCGGGCAGCAGGTGCGACTCGGTCAGGATCTGGAAGCCGTTGCAGATGCCCAGCACAGGAAGCTTGGCATCGGAGTTGGCGGCGTCCACGATCTTGGACATGAGCGGGGCGAAGCGCGAAATGGCGCCGGCGCGCAGGTAGTCACCGTAGGAGAATCCGCCGGGGATGACCACGGCGTCCACGTCGGCCAGCACGGTGTCGGCGTGCCACAGCGAAACGGCGGTGCCGCCTGCCAGGCGGACTGCACGTGCGGCGTCGCGGTCGTCAAGGGTGCCGGGGAACGTTACGACGCCGATCAGGGCGCCGGCGAGCCGGGAGTCGGCGCCGGCCGCAGCCTCGCCGATCAAGGGAAGTTCAGTCATGTCAGGCCTCGACGACCTCGACGTTGACGACGTCTTCGATAACCGGGTTGGACAGCAGGGTCTCGGCGGCTTCGCGGGCCTGGGCGAGGATGGCGTCGGTCACCTCGCCATCGACGGTCAGTTCGAATCGCTTGCCCTGGCGGACAGCGCTGAAGCTGGTGAAGCCGAGGCGGGGCAGTGCACCCACGATGGCCTTCCCCTGAGGGTCCAGAATCTCGGGCTTAAGCATGACGTCGACGACGATCCGGGGCATCCGGTAACTCCTGTGCGTGAGTTGGGTGAACCTTAAATAAGGGTGTCGCGGAGAAATGCCGTCTCACGCCGTTCAGCTGAATCCAAACAGTGTTCAGCAACAGTGTTCTTGAAAAACAGCATGAGGGGGGCGCTCCGCGAGCTTGCATGCCCATTCTACCGGGCGATCCGCCCATACCCTATTCACCGAAGATCCGTGAAGAGGCGCCGCCGAAATGACGCAAAAAGGAGTCCTGCCGCGGTTTTCGGGCGTTTTGGAAGCGCCCGACGGCGGCTCTGGCCTGCCGTGGGCTGCGTCACTAGGATGGCGGCATGGCGGAGAAACCGAAGTCGGTGGTGCTGGGTGTTGTGGTCGCGGCAGTCTTTGCGGGCCTTGGCGGCATGGTCTTCCAGAAGGTCAGAGCGGACAGGGCGGCCAGGGAGCAGCACGTGACGCCGCCGTTGGACGCTGCCACGCGGGCCAGGATCAGCGACGCCCTGCGCACTCCCAGATAGCCCTGAATAGCGCACGTACAAATGCGCTATTTGCGACGGTCAAACCCGCCCAATCCGGCGTACTTTGGACATACGCAGGGGCCCGTCCCTCGATTGAGCGTTCAGTACGACCAGGAGGAACCATGACCGAACATGTTGCCGAAGTTTCCGCCTGCAGTGTTGGCAGCTGCGGGTTCAACCACCACGGATGTACCGCATTTGGCATC contains:
- the purS gene encoding phosphoribosylformylglycinamidine synthase subunit PurS; protein product: MPRIVVDVMLKPEILDPQGKAIVGALPRLGFTSFSAVRQGKRFELTVDGEVTDAILAQAREAAETLLSNPVIEDVVNVEVVEA
- the purQ gene encoding phosphoribosylformylglycinamidine synthase subunit PurQ, which gives rise to MTELPLIGEAAAGADSRLAGALIGVVTFPGTLDDRDAARAVRLAGGTAVSLWHADTVLADVDAVVIPGGFSYGDYLRAGAISRFAPLMSKIVDAANSDAKLPVLGICNGFQILTESHLLPGSMIKNDHLKFMCREQVLRVENNSTMWTSDYAAGQEITVPLKNQDGQYIADEKTLDALEAEGRVAFRYVGFNPNGSRRDIAGISNAAGNVVGLMPHPEHAVETGYGPESNAGTDGLGFFTSVLNKLVGGAK